In Zingiber officinale cultivar Zhangliang chromosome 1A, Zo_v1.1, whole genome shotgun sequence, a genomic segment contains:
- the LOC122007877 gene encoding WAT1-related protein At2g40900-like, which translates to MFLNSSHGCRNRRPSFSFGVMLKIFILAMLGITIQQNVYYVGLHLISPTVASALGNVIPAFTFLLAIVLRMEKLNLKTVRGRAKLAGAIFCITGSLIFTFWKGHFVGGLCYFTYDPTSFRKS; encoded by the exons ATGTTTTTAAACTCATCTCATGGTTGTAGGAATCGAAGACCCAGCTTCTCATTTGGTGTCATGCTAAAAATATTCATTCTTGCTATGTTGGGTATAACAATTCAGCAAAATGTATACTACGTTGGACTCCATCTCATTTCTCCAACTGTTGCCAGTGCCTTGGGCAATGTCATTCCTGCTTTTACTTTCTTATTGGCAATTGTACTGAG GATGGAAAAGCTCAACTTGAAGACTGTAAGAGGGAGGGCCAAGCTTGCAGGGGCCATCTTCTGCATCACTGGTTCCCTGATCTTCACATTTTGGAAAGGTCATTTTGTTGGGGGCCTTTGTTACTTCACCTATGATCCAACTTCATTTCGAAAGTCCTGA